In Pan troglodytes isolate AG18354 chromosome 20, NHGRI_mPanTro3-v2.0_pri, whole genome shotgun sequence, the genomic window ACAGTATCCTCTGAGCTCCTGTCCGTTGCAGCCCAgacactcctgagctcagacaccAAGGCTCCGGGGAGCAGCTCCTGTGGGGCAGAACGGCTACACACAGTTGGGGGACCTGGCTCAGCCCGGCCCCGAGCTTTCTCCCACAGTGGGGTACACAGCCTGGACGGCGGAGAAGTAGACAGTCAGGCGCTACAGGAACTGACGCAGGTCTGGGGTGCAGGCCCCCTagtgggggtgggcagggaaCCTGTCCAGGGCAGCAGCCCCGCTGAACCCTCTCTGCCACCTATCTTGCAGATGGTGTCTGGCCCTGCATCGTACTCTGGCCCAAAGCCTTCTACCCAGTATGGAGCTCCAGGACCCTTTGCAGCCCCTGGTGAGGGAGGTGCCTTGGCGGCCACTGGGCGGCCCCCGCTGCTGCCCACGCGAGCTTCTCGTTCTCAGCGTGCGGCCAGTGAGGACATGACGAGTGATGAGGAGCGCATGGTCATCTGTGAGGAGGAAGGGGATGATGATGTCATTGGTGAGCATTGCAGGGCCCAGAATCTTGCCCAGGACCCAGCAGGCCAAGGCTCAGAGGGTGGGCAGAACTTGGATCCAGGCCCCTAGgcccctttgttttcttttccacttgGTTTATGGTTGCATGTGGCCAGTTCAGGCCCTGCCGAGTAaacccagccctgccctcaggaagcCCCCAGCCCTGCAGGAAATCTGGAGGACAGGGGGCATGACCAGATCTTCAGGTGCAGTGTTAGGTGCTCTGTCCTGCAGGCTCATAGGCTCCTGCACTGGGCAGTGGGCACTGGGCATGTGGGCACAGCCCTGGGCTGAGGAGTAGCCTTCCTGGACAGCACTCCCTGCCGGTTTGGAGCAGAGCTGAGATCCAGGCTCCAGACTGTTTCTCCTGGGTCCCCTTGCATCTAGCCCCCTCCCCATACTGTTCCCTCCACTCCCTCAGCTGACGATGGCTTCGGCACCACTGACATTGATCTCAAGTGCAAGGAGCGGGTGACCGACAGCGAGAGTGGGGACAGCTCTGGGGAGGACCCAGAGGGCAACAAGGTGAGGGCTTGGGTCACGGTGCTGTCCCATCACACTCCCTCCTAAGCCATGGGAATGTCTGTTTCTCCCGGGCTTGAGAGAGGGGGAGATTAAGGTCCAGAGAGGGCAAGCTGCTTGCCCCGTGGGGAGTTGGGTCATAGGATGAATTGAGGCCTTCAGCTGGCAGGGGTGCAGCCCTAGGCTGGCCTGGCTGACAGGCTGGATGGGCATGGCTAGGGGGCTGCTATCGAGGTGTCGGAGTGTCCTGACCTGGGGTGTCTCCCTTCCTTTCATGCAGGGCTTTGGTCGGAAGGTGTTTTCACCTGTGATCCGTTCCTCCTTTACCCACTGCCGCCCCCCACTGGACCCTGAGCCCCCAGGGCCCCCGGATCCTCCTGTAGCCTTTGGCAAAGGCTATGGTTCCGCCCCATCCTCCTCTGCGTCCTCGCCTgcttcctcctcagcctcggcAGCCACCTCCTTCTCACTGGGCTCAGGAACCTTCAAGGCCCAGGAGTCTGGTCAGGGCAGCACAGCGGGCCCCCTACGGCCCCCACCCCCTGGGGCTGGGGGTCCAGCGACACCTTCCAAGGCAACCCGGTTCCTCCCAACGGATCCTGCCACCTTCCGGCGCAAGAGACCTGAAAGTGTGGGTGGCCTGGAGCCACCAGGCCCCTCAGTCATTGCGGCCCCTCCCAGCGGAGGAGGAAACATCCTGCAGACACTGGTGCTGCCCCCAAACAAGGAGGAGCAAGAGGGCGGCGGAGCCAGAGTGCCCTCCGCCCCCGCCCCATCACTGGCCTACGGGGCCCCAGCAGCTCCCCTGTCCCGTCCTGCCGCCACCATGGTCACCAATGTGGTGCGGCCTGTCAGCAGCACTCCTGTGCCCATCGCCTCTAAGCCCTTCCCCACCTCTGGCCGGGCTGAGGCGTCTCCAAATGACACAGCAGGTGCCAGGACTGAAATGGGCACTGGGTCTCGGGTGCCTGGGGGCTCCCCGCTGGGTGTCAGCTTAGTGTATTCGGACAAGAAGTCGGCAGCAGCCACCTCACCAGCCCCACACTTGGTGGCTGGACCCCTGCTGGGCACTGTGGGGAAGGCGCCTGCCACTGTCACTAACCTACTGGTGGGCACCCCGGGGTATGGGGCCCCTGCGCCCCCTGCTGTCCAGTTCATTGCCCAGGGGGCCCCTGGTGGTGGGACCACTGCGGGCTCAGGAGCAGGTGCTGGGAGTGGCCCCAATGGGCCAGTACCCCTGGGCATCCTGCAACCAGGTGCCCTGGGCAAGGCTGGGGGAATCACCCAGGTACAGTACATCCTGCCCACGCTGCCCCAGCAGCTTCAGGTGGCACCTGCCCCAGCACCAGCCCCTGGGACCAAGGCAGCGGCTCCCAGCGGCCCTGCACCCACCACCAGCATCCGTTTCACCCTCCCACCGGGCACTTCCACCAACGGCAAAGTCCTGGCCGCCACTGCACCCACTCCTGGCATCCCCATCCTGCAGTCTGTACCCTCCGCCCCACCCCCCAAAGGTGAGACCTGGGCCGGGCAGCACTAGGAGAGGGGCCATAGTCCTGTTTGGCTCCCTTGTAACCTTTTCCTTTCTTGCCTCTTAACTTCCAGCCCAGTCAGTTTCTCCCGTGCAGGCCCCGCCCCCGGGTGGCTCAGCCCAGCTGCTGCCTGGGAAGGTCCTAGTGCCTCTGGCCGCCCCTAGCATGTCAGTGCGGGGTGGAGGGGCCGGCCAGCCGCTGCCACTGGTGAGCCCGCCCTTCTCAGTACCTGTGCAGAATGGTGCCCAGCCCCCCAGCAAGGTGAGGGCCTGCCTTTCTCTCTACCTGCTGGATGTTGGCTCCTGTACCCcatcatttctttgtctttttttcagtcttttctccttctccatgTATCTGGTTCTCTGTCTTGCCATCTTCCGTGATGTCTCTGTGCATCCTGACTCTCTCAAGTCCTCAGTGTCTgtaccctcctcctcctctgtgtccccacctctCACTGTCATCTGCCCATCCTGTTCTCACCCCAAGTTCTGTGTTCCTTGCTTTTGCTTAGAGTCCCACTTGAGGTCTTGGTCTTCCCCTGCCCCAGTCTGGGGCCACAGCTCACCCTGGCCTATGGGTGCCCTTCTCCACAGATCATCCAGCTGACCCCGGTGCCTGTGAGCACACCCAGCGGCCTGGTGCCGCCCCTGAGCCCAGCCACACTCCCTGGACCCACCTCTCAGCCTCAGAAGGTCCTGTTGCCCTCCTCCACCAGGTAATTGCAGCTGAGCCCATACTCAGAGGCCAGGGAAGGGGTGGGGCGGGGCCGGCTTACCTCACTCCTCCCCATTTCCTCTCCTGCGGCAGAATCACCTATGTGCAGTCAGCGGGCGGGCACGCGCTGCCCCTGGGTACCAGCCCTGCGTCCAGCCAGGCTGGAACAGTCACCTCGTACGGGCCCACGAGCTCTGTAGCTCTAGGCTTCACCTCGCTGGGGCCCAGCGGCCCCGCCTTCGTGCAGCCCCTGCTCTCAGGTGAGGGGCGGCCTGGCAGGCAGTGCTGGGGACCCAGGGTGGGGCTGAGGCATTCCGGGCCCTAACTTGGtctcctgcttctccttctctgtctttcaGCAGGCCAAGCCCCACTGCTGGCTCCCGGTCAGGTGGGCGTGTCACCTGTGCCCAGTCCCCAGCTGCCGCCTGCCTGTGCAGCCCCCGGAGGTCCTGTCATAACAGCGTTTTACTCTGGCAGCCCTGCACCCACCTCCTCAGCACCCCTGGCCCAGCCATCCCAGGCCCCCCCAAGCCTGGTCTACACTGTGGCCACCAGCACAACCCCACCTGCAGCCACCATTCTGCCCAAGGGCCCGCCAGCCCCTGCCACTGCCACCCCAGCCCCGACTAGCCCTTTCCCCAGTGCCACAGGTAGGTGTCAGATCAACCCAGAGCAGAGTGAGTTGGGGGACCCAGGGGATGGGCTCCAGTCAGGCCTGGCTCAGCAAACAATTTTCTCCCCACTAGCAGGTTCCATGACCTACAGCTTAGTGGCCCCCAAGGCCCAGCGGCCCAGCCCGAAGGCCCCCCAGAAAGTGAAGGCAGCCATCGCCAGCATTCCCGTGGGGTCCTTTGAGGCAGGTGCCTCTGGGCGGCCTGGCCCTGCACCCCGGCAGCCTCTGGAGCCTGGCCCAGTCCGAGAGCCAACTGCCCTAGAGTCTGAGCTTGAGGGGCAGCCCACACCACCAGCCCCTCCACCCCTGCCAGAGACCTGGACTCCCACGGCCCGGAGCAGccccccactgcccccacctGCTGAGGAGCGGACCAGCGCCAAGGGCCCTGAGACCATGGTGAGCGCCTGCAGGCCGTGGGGCTCCCACTGCCACTTGGCTGTGCCTCTCCATTGACGTCTTTGCTTTTCTGTCCTACTCTTCTTTCCATGCCTGTGTGTCTCTCAGGTTAAAGGGTCCCCTCTGTCCCTTCTGCCTGCCTGTGTTGTCTCCTCTCCCATCTGAGGCCCCTGTCTTGGCCTTCCTGAGGCCGTGTGACAGCCTTCTCAAGGGGTCTGCTGGGCGGGCTCAGATCCAACTCTTTGTTTCTGGCCTTTGCCCCAGAGTCTGAGCTCAGTGTTCGCCATCTCCCTGCCCATCTCCACCCCAGGCCAGCAAATTCCCCAGCTCATCTTCAGACTGGCGCGTCCCTGGGCAGGGCCTGGAGAATCGTGGGGAGCCTCCCActcctcccagcccagccccagctccagccGTAGCCCCTGGCGGCAGCAGCGAGAGCAGCAGTGGACGGGCAGCCGGGGACACCCCGGAGCGCAAGGAGGCGGCTGGTACTGGCAAGAAGGTGAAGGTGCGGCCCCCGCCCCTGAAGAAGACCTTTGACTCTGTGGACAAGTGAGCATGGGCTGGGGCCTTGGTGGAGCGTGTTAGGGTGGCGGGAGTGGGAGCAGCtgcaggctgaggcgggggagGTGACCCTGCCGGCCCTCCAGCAGGGTCCTGTCAGAAGTGGACTTCGAAGAGCGCTTTGCTGAGTTGCCTGAGTTTCGGCCTGAGGAGGTGCTGCCCTCCCCCACCCTGCAGTCTCTGGCCACCTCACCCCGGGCCATCCTGGGCTCTTACCGCAAGAAGAGGAAGAACTCCACGGGTAGGCGAGCATTGGGCACCCAGGGTCCTTAGGTGGAGGGCAGACTGGGGCCACCTGCACTGAGTCTGCTTCTGTTTGGCCAGACCTGGATTCAGCACCCGAGGACCCCACCTCGCCCAAGCGCAAGATGAGAAGACGCTCCAGCTGCAGCTCGGAGCCCAACACCCCCAAGAGTGCCAAGTGCGAGGGGGACATCTTCACCTTTGACCGTACAGGTGCCGTGGTGGGCAGAACTTTGGGGGCCTGGGGACCTGCAAGAGGAGTGGGTCTCTGGAAGGCGGTTAGAGAGTGAGAGAGGTAGGGTGGGTCCATCCAGGCTGGGAGGAAGCACAGCCTGTCAGTGGTGGGTTCTGGAGTCTGGCAGACCCCTAGGTTGCCCTGTGACTGTGGGCAGGACCCCTCTCTGACTCCCCTGTGAAATAGAATGCAGTGAGGGCTTGGGTGGGCACTCAGACGGTGGCAGGAAGGCCCTGCCGCTGCTGCAGCCTTGCCATGCTGCCTGTGCCCTGCACAGGTACAGAAGCCGAGGACGTGCTTGGGGAGCTAGAGTATGACAAGGTGCCATACTCCTCCCTGCGGCGCACCCTAGACCAGCGCCGGGCCCTGGTCATGCAGCTCTTTCAGGACCATGGCTTCTTCCCGTCAGGTGAGCCTATCTGGGAGTCTTGGGGTCACTCGGGTGGGACTTATCTGTACATGTCATCCTGTGCTCCCCACCGTTTTTCTATCTCCAGCCCAGGCCACAGCCGCCTTCCAGGCCCGCTATGCAGACATCTTTCCCTCCAAGGTTTGTCTGCAGTTGAAGATCCGTGAGGTGCGCCAGAAGATCATGCAGGCTGCCACTCCCACGGAGCAGCCCCCTGGAGCTGAGGCTCCTCTCCCTGTACCGCCCCCCACTGGcactgctgctgcccctgcccccactcccagccccgcAGGGGGCCCTGACCCCACCTCACCCAGCTCGGACTCTGGCACGGCCCAGGCTGCCCCGCCACTGCCTCCACCCCCAGAGTCGGGACCTGGACAGCCTGGCTGGGAGGGGGCTCCCCagccctcccccccacccccaggtccCTCCACAGCTGCCACAGGCAGGTGAGGGACCCCTGAGAAGATGCCAGGACTTATAGTACCCCCTCAGGACATGGACAGTATGTGGGGGCAGGAAGGTTATCTCCTCCCGGGTAAAGCCATTTCGTCCTCTCCAGTTTGGGGCGGAATGAGGCCTGCTCCTCTTGTAAATACCCCCTTCCCTCGAAGCTCCCTCCCGGTGCTGGGGGGCAGCTGAGGGGCTGCAGGGGCAGTCTCCCTCCTCCAAGCCCCTGTACATAACCTGGAGCGTGTGACCTTCAGAGCTTTTCACTTTATGCAAAATGGCTCCTGTGAGGGCTGCAAGCTGGAGGGTGGTGCGGGCCTTGGGCCACAGGGAGGCGCCTGTGGAATAGGGGGAGTTCATGCACCCCTTTTTTCCCCAGAGGGGCTGGACTCAGGTtagtttgggggtgggggctcctgcaCTTTGCCACAGGCACGGGGAGGGTTTTCTCCTCACCCCCTCTGCCCTCCCAACTTGGGTTGTACTTTCTAAGAAGGTGATTCCCCCTGCCCttgcccccttccccagaacaAAACATGTTGATCATGTGCAATATTTCTTACTGTGCCGAGAAGCCGCAATGAGCGAGATTAAAGCTGTTTAACACACCTGTGTGGCTGCAGGCTCTTAAAAGGGAGGGCTGTTGGTTGTACCAGTCCTGTCCTGAGTTGTCATGGAGCGGTAGGCTTTCCATGAGGTGGGGGCAACAATTCCAGTACCACTGCCCCCAACTTCAGAGGAACCCCATAGGCCAGGTCCCTGACTTGCTGTGGACCAGATGGCCCCTCTCCAGTTTAGGAGCCTGTGCGCTCCGGGAGCCTCAATGCCTGCTAGCCCTGTTCTCAGCCATTGGACTGCGTGAGTTTGGGGAAGGCCTGAGGCAAGATGCCACCGGATGGTTACCCTCACTGGCTCTGGGGTCATTCGTACTCAGGAAACAGGTCCCAAGAGGTCCTAGCCCAGAGGTGGCAGTGGGTGGGAGGGAGCCTAGTCTACCTGGAATACCCTTGGTCCTCAGTGTGACCCCTGCTGCCCCCATGTGGCCTGGGCCTGCACTGCAACTGGGCTTGAAGGAACCTCCCCTGGGTGACACCCCTCCCGCCCAGCATGTGGACACAGTGCCCACCTGAGGTGACAAGATACCTACACCCTGTGTGGAGGGATGACAACTAGGAGTGGGAGGGTCAGGACACCTCCACAGAAGTGGCATCTAAGCTAGAGATGGAGCACCCGGaagttccagccagggcaaccGCATATGCACTGGGTCACTGTGTTCCCAGAATTCTTGCCTGAGCTTGGTCTTGTAGGATAGTGCTGGAAAGCTGGTCTTAACTAGTGTTTACTGATTGGTAACGCCTGCCTGAAGCACACTATTGTGATAGTGGAAATTAACCTAACCACAAGAATCACAGTGCCTTAATGGATCAGTGATAACTGCCCTGGGCAGAAATAGAaccacagccaggcatggtggctcatgtctgtaatgccagcaccctgggaggccgaggcaggtggattgcttgagctcaggagtcagaccagcctgggcaacatggcaaaaccacttctctacaaaaaatacaataagctGGACctagtggcacatgcttatagtagcagctattcaggaggctgaggtgggtggatcacttgagcctgggaggttgaagttgcagtgggctgtggtctcaccactgtactctagcctgggtgacggagagagaccctgtctcacacaaaAAACACCTTGCAGAACTGCAGGGTCACAGATCAGGATAAGGACTAATGGTGGTACCCAGATACCCAGACAGGTTCGACCATAAAGCAGGAAACAGCACACTGAGGAAGGAGAGTTTAATGTTGTGGGAAGGCAGCAGGATGCTTAGGGTGCGGGCTCCAGCAGGGGAGCACCTTGGCCCTGGTCTTGGGCCAGCAGACGCAGAAGCAGGGAGTGCAGAGCCCGGCAAACAGGTGTGTAGCCCAGGCGGCTCAGATGCAGGTAATCATACATGTCATGATGGCTGATGGTGCCATCTGAGTGCACAAAGCCAGGGTCGGCATCTAAGAAGTGGGCCCGAGGGTGGCCAGCCAGTGCCGCCCGTACCAGCTCGTTCACCTGTCGGTTCTTCTCTCGAAGTGGGTTGGGATGTTGGCCTCGCGGAAGCAGGCCCTGAGCAGGAACACGAGGCGTAGTAAGGAAACAAGCATTTGAGTATCTTGTTCTGTGTGCCAACCTGTCCTCCACCCACCACCATGAAGTTTCCAGCTGCAGAAAACACTAGGGATGGGCAAgtagggagggtgggagggtagTTCCTAAATATCACATCCTAGCCCTCATTTAGCAAGAGACTTCTGGGTTTTagcctctttccttttctattcttttttttttttttttgagacagagtcttgctctgtcgcccagactggagtgcagtggcgcgatctcgactcactgcaagctccgcctcccaggttcacgccattctcctgcctcagcctcccaagtagctgggactacgggcacccaccatcatgcccggctaattttttgtatttttattagagacggggtttcaccatgttagccaggatggtctcgatctcctgacttcatgatccgcccgcctcggcctcccaaagtgctgggattacaggcgtgagccaccgcgcgcggcCTAGCCTCTTTCCAAGTATCACTTAGAAAAATGTTGACATTGGctaggttcagtggctcacgcctgtaatcccagcatgatgggaggcagagctggataggtcgcttgagcccaggagttcgagaccgacctgggcaacatggtgaaaccccatatctaacaaaaatgcacaaaaattGGTGGgacatgatggcgtgtgcctgtagtcccagctactcgggaggctgacgtgggagaatcacttgagccctggaagcagaagttgcagtgagctgagatcatgccaccgcactccagcctgggcaacagagccagatcctgtctcaaaaaataaataggccaagggaggttgctcacgcctgtaatcccagcactttgggaggctgagacgggtggatcacttgaggtcaggagttctgagaccagcccggccaacatggtgaaatgccatctctacgaaaaatacaaaaattagccaggcgtggtggcacgcgcctgcagtctcagctactgtgaaggctgaggcaggagaatcacttgaacccaggaggaggaggttgcagtgaggccagattgcgtcactgcactctggcctggcaacagagcaagactctgtcccaaaataaataaataaataaaagatatcaaCATCATGGCTCATGCCAAGGGATCAATCCGCTTTCAGAAGAGGAAATATCCTAGCTACCTACAAGTGATGGAGCCTAGATTTACCCCAGGAATGCCTGACAACTTTTGGCCTATTCAaggttttttgagggtttttcttttgttttctggtgagacagggtctctgtcacccaggctagagtgcagtagcatgatcacagctcactgttaccttttaattcctgggctcaagtgatccttcccctttagcctcccaagtagctggggttacaggttttgcgcaccatcatacccagctaattcttttttttttgagatggagtcttgctctgttgcccaggctggagtgcagtggcgcaatctcggctcactgcaagctccgccccctgggttcatgccatcctcctgcctcagcctcccaagtagctgggactacagacgcctgccaccacgcccggctaattttttgtatttttagtagaaacggggtttcaccttgttagccaggatggtctcgatctcctgacctcgtgatccaccctcttcagcctcccaaagtgctgggattacaggtttacaggcgtgagccaccgcacccggctttttttttttttgagacagagtttcgctcttgttgcccgggctggagtgcaatggtgcaatcttagctcaccccaacctccacctcctgggttcaagcgattctcctgccttagcctcccaagtagctgggattataggcatgtgccaccacgcccagctaattttgtatttttagtagagatggagtttctccacgtgtggtcaggctggtcttgaactcccgacctcaggtgatctgcttgcctcggccttccaaagtgctgggattacaggcatgagccactgcgcccagcccatgcccaactaattttttttttttttgagacggagtctcgctctgtcgcccaggctggagtgcagtggcacagtatcagcttactgcaagctctgcctcccaggttcatgccattctcctgcctcagcctgccaagttagctgggactacaggtgcccaccaccacgcccggctaatttttttttgtatttttagtagaaatggggtttcaccgtgttagccaggatggtcttgatctcctgacctcgtgatccacctgcctcggtctcccaaagtgctgggattacaggcgtgagccaccgtgcctggcccgttttttagtttttcaataCCCCCAAAGTCTTAAGCCATCCCTGGGCAAAAAAGGCTAATTGGTCTCTGAGCATATTCTCAACCACAGCCACTCTGAAGGGTATAGCAAGCTCCAACGTGAGATTCTGCCTAAAAGCCACTGCTCTATGTCAAGCTGCCCAGAACTGTGCCAACTGTGGCTATATCTGAGGGGGTCCCAGACCACTGCCATTCTTCCTTTCCCACTCTCCCAGCCTCTCACCAGCACCACAACCCGGGCCTGGGGCTGTCGCTCATTCACCAGTTGCACAATGGCCTTGATGCCGCCAGTCACCTGCTCTGCTGTGTGTCCGTGGTTGTTGGTGCCCACCCAGaccaccacaatctgtggaaaaaGAGACATGAAGCAGCGGTGAGGCGGCAGCCAAAAGATGTTTTAGAGCCCCACCCGAGCCCTGCTCACCTTGGGCCGGATGTGTTCCAGCTCCCCATTCTCCAGCCGCCACAGTACATGCTGTGTGCCGTCACCACCAATGCCAAAGTTAAGTGCAtgcagaggagagaagagctCGCGCCAGATCTGTGGGCAAGAAGTGGTATGGGCACAAGGGCACTGTCCGCATGGACCATCCCCCGCTGTCCAGGTGTTAACCAAATGCCATTATGGAAGAACCTTACTTCATGGAAGCAGTCTTAAAATTTTACCTGGAGCAAACTCCAGCATGGCTGAACCTCACTTTATAGAAATCTATTAGAGTCtctcacttattttattttattttatatttttgagacagagttattttatttttgagacagagtctcactctgtcacccaggctggagtgcactggcactatctcggctcactgcaacctccgcctccctagttcaagtgattctgatgtctcagcctcctgagtagctgggactacaggtgtacgccaccacgtccagctaattttttgtatttttagtagagatggggtttcaccatgtgggccagactggtctcgaactcctgacctcaggtgatccacctttctcggcctccgaaagtggtgggattacaggcgtgagcccatggtgcccagcctatttattttttgagacggagttttgctcttgctgcccaggctggagtgcagtagtgcgatcttggctcattgcaatctctgcttcccaggttctagcgattctcctgcctcagcctgccaagtagctgggactataggcatgtgccaccatgcccagctaatttttgtatttttagtagagacaggatttcgccatgttggccagggtggtctcgaactcctggcctcacgtcatccgcctgccttggcctcccaaagtgctgggattacaggcgtaagccaccacaccctgcctagaGTCTCTCACTTTAAACCAAGCCCCAGGCTCTGTTGCtcatgctgaggtgggtggactgcttgagcccaggagttcaagaccaacctgcgcaacagggcaaaaccccatctctacaaaaattacaaaaattagccaggtgcatggtgatgtgcacctgtagtcccagctactcgggaggctgaggtgggaggatcacttgagcccaggaggcagaggttgcagtgaacagagatcataccgctgcacgccagcctgggtgacagagcaagaccctgtctcaaaaaccaaccaaccaaccaaccaacaaaacaaaccaaGCCCCATAGAAGCAAGACTCACTTCATGAAAATCCAGTCTGCTTGAGCCATGCATTGAATCAATGGCATTACAGTTGAAACTTATTTTGATGAAACCCATTACAGTTGGACATGCTTTGTGGAAAGATATTATTATGATTGAGTCCTCTTTGTGGAGTGCCATTAGAGTTGACCTTCGCTTCCTGTAAAGTGACTATAGCTTTGTGTAAACCCAACAGGGCTGCGCACTACTTAAAGCAAACAAGAAAGAGCCTCACTTTAGGCAAGCCTATGGCAGGAAAGCCTCATTTTAGGTCTTAGTACATTATACACAAATCCAATCTGATAAAACCAAGGCATACATTTCTTTCTCAATAGAATGTTGCACCTTACACCAAGATTCTCAGAGCCTCGGGCTGCCTGAGGCCAATCTGGGTACTCTCATAATACCTCACCTGGCCTGGGTTCTGGTCCAGATGTGTCAGCATGGACACAGGGCTGGATGGGGCAGGGGGAGAGGGACTGCCCTCACCTCGCACTGGTGCATGAGCTGGACCAAGGAGTCCCCG contains:
- the CIC gene encoding protein capicua homolog isoform X11 — protein: MKPMKKACTGLSGPGSGSKSPPATRAKALRRRGAGEGDKPEEEDDEAQQPQPQPGPEEAEEGEEEEAERGPGAEGPPLELHPGDPAPGPAEDPKGDGEAGRWEPSLSRKTATFKSRAPKKKYVEEHGAGSSGVAGAPEERVRTPEEASGLGVPPRPPTSTRSSSTDTASEHSADLEDEPAEACGPGPWPPGSTSGSYDLRQLRSQRVLARRGDGLFLPAVVRQVRRSQDLGVQFPGDRALTFYEGVPGAGVDVVLDATPPPGALVVGTAVCTCVEPGVAAYREGVVVEVATKPAAYKVRLSPGPSSQPGPPGSLPQPPQPLHREPEEAVWVARSSLRLLRPPWEPETMLRKPPTGPEEEQAEPGATLPPCPAALDPKQPEDAEVSKISFGGNLGTHCEEGEEKHPPTLGTPALLPLPPPQLLSPPPKSPAFVGPGRPGEQPSPCQEGSQGGSRSSSVASLEKGTAPAARARTPLTAAQQKYKKGDVVCTPSGIRKKFNGKQWRRLCSRDGCMKESQRRGYCSRHLSMRTKEMEGLADSGPGGAGRPAAVAAREGSTEFDWGDETSRDSEASSVAARGDSRPRLVAPADLSRFEFDECEAAVMLVSLGSSRSGTPSFSPVSTQSPFSPAPSPSPSPLFGFRPANFSPINASPVIQRTAVRSRHLSASTPKAGVLTPPDLGPHPPPPAPRERHSSGILPTFQTNLTFTVPISPGRRKTELLPHPGALGAPGAGGGGAAPDFPKSDSLDSGVDSVSHTPTPSTPAGFRAVSPAVPFSRSRQPSPLLLLPPPAGLTSDPGPSVRRVPAVQRDSPVIVRNPDVPLPSKFPGEVGTAGEVRAGGPGRGCRETPVPPGVASGKPGLPPPLPAPVPITVPPAAPTAVAQPMPTFGLASSPFQPVAFHPSPAALLPVLVPSSYTSHPAPKKEVIMGRPGTVWTNVEPRSVAVFPWHSLVPFLAPSQPDPSVQPSEAQQPASHPVASNQSKEPAESAAVAHERPPGGTGSADPGRPPGATCPESPGPGPPHPLGVVESGKGPPPTTEEEASGPPGEPRLDSETESDHDDAFLSIMSPEIQLPLPPGKRRTQSLSALPKERDSSSEKDGRSPNKREKDHIRRPMNAFMIFSKRHRALVHQRHPNQDNRTVSKILGEWWYALGPKEKQKYHDLAFQVKEAHFKAHPDWKWCNKDRKKSSSEAKPTSLGLAGGHKETRERSMSETGTAAAPGVSSELLSVAAQTLLSSDTKAPGSSSCGAERLHTVGGPGSARPRAFSHSGVHSLDGGEVDSQALQELTQMVSGPASYSGPKPSTQYGAPGPFAAPGEGGALAATGRPPLLPTRASRSQRAASEDMTSDEERMVICEEEGDDDVIADDGFGTTDIDLKCKERVTDSESGDSSGEDPEGNKGFGRKVFSPVIRSSFTHCRPPLDPEPPGPPDPPVAFGKGYGSAPSSSASSPASSSASAATSFSLGSGTFKAQESGQGSTAGPLRPPPPGAGGPATPSKATRFLPTDPATFRRKRPESVGGLEPPGPSVIAAPPSGGGNILQTLVLPPNKEEQEGGGARVPSAPAPSLAYGAPAAPLSRPAATMVTNVVRPVSSTPVPIASKPFPTSGRAEASPNDTAGARTEMGTGSRVPGGSPLGVSLVYSDKKSAAATSPAPHLVAGPLLGTVGKAPATVTNLLVGTPGYGAPAPPAVQFIAQGAPGGGTTAGSGAGAGSGPNGPVPLGILQPGALGKAGGITQVQYILPTLPQQLQVAPAPAPAPGTKAAAPSGPAPTTSIRFTLPPGTSTNGKVLAATAPTPGIPILQSVPSAPPPKAQSVSPVQAPPPGGSAQLLPGKVLVPLAAPSMSVRGGGAGQPLPLVSPPFSVPVQNGAQPPSKIIQLTPVPVSTPSGLVPPLSPATLPGPTSQPQKVLLPSSTRITYVQSAGGHALPLGTSPASSQAGTVTSYGPTSSVALGFTSLGPSGPAFVQPLLSGQAPLLAPGQVGVSPVPSPQLPPACAAPGGPVITAFYSGSPAPTSSAPLAQPSQAPPSLVYTVATSTTPPAATILPKGPPAPATATPAPTSPFPSATAGSMTYSLVAPKAQRPSPKAPQKVKAAIASIPVGSFEAGASGRPGPAPRQPLEPGPVREPTALESELEGQPTPPAPPPLPETWTPTARSSPPLPPPAEERTSAKGPETMASKFPSSSSDWRVPGQGLENRGEPPTPPSPAPAPAVAPGGSSESSSGRAAGDTPERKEAAGTGKKVKVRPPPLKKTFDSVDNRVLSEVDFEERFAELPEFRPEEVLPSPTLQSLATSPRAILGSYRKKRKNSTDLDSAPEDPTSPKRKMRRRSSCSSEPNTPKSAKCEGDIFTFDRTEAEDVLGELEYDKVPYSSLRRTLDQRRALVMQLFQDHGFFPSAQATAAFQARYADIFPSKVCLQLKIREVRQKIMQAATPTEQPPGAEAPLPVPPPTGTAAAPAPTPSPAGGPDPTSPSSDSGTAQAAPPLPPPPESGPGQPGWEGAPQPSPPPPGPSTAATGR